Proteins from a single region of Chanodichthys erythropterus isolate Z2021 chromosome 13, ASM2448905v1, whole genome shotgun sequence:
- the ckma gene encoding creatine kinase, muscle a, whose translation MPFGNTHNNFKLNYSADEEYPDLTKHNNHMAKALTKEIYAKLRDKQTPTGYTLDDVIQTGVDNPGHPFIMTVGCVAGDEESYEVFKELLDPIISDRHNGYKATDKHKTDLNFENLKGGDDLDPNYVLSSRVRTGRSIKGYALPPHNSRGERRAVEKLSVEALNSLDGEFKGKYYPLKSMTDAEQEQLIADHFLFDKPVSPLLLAAGMARDWPDARGIWHNENKTFLVWVNEEDHLRVISMQQGGNMKEVFKRFCVGLQRIEEIFKKHNHGFMWNEHLGFVLTCPSNLGTGLRGGVHVKLPKLSTHAKFEEILTRLRLQKRGTGGVDTASVGGVFDISNADRLGSSEVEQVQCVVDGVKLMIEMEKKLEKGESIDSMIPAQK comes from the exons ATGCCTTTCGGAAACACCCACAACAACTTCAAGCTGAACTATTCAGCTGATGAAGAGTATCCAGACCTTACCAAGCATAACAACCACATGGCCAAGGCGCTGACTAAGGAAATTTATGCCAAGCTTAGGGACAAGCAGACCCCCACTGGGTACACACTGGATGATGTCATCCAGACCGGTGTTGACAACCCAG GTCATCCCTTCATCATGACCGTCGGCTGCGTTGCTGGTGACGAGGAGTCCTACGAGGTCTTCAAGGAACTCCTTGACCCCATCATTTCCGACCGCCACAATGGATACAAGGCAACTGACAAGCACAAGACCGACCTCAACTTCGAGAACCTGAAG GGTGGTGATGACCTGGACCCCAACTACGTTCTGAGCAGCCGTGTGCGTACCGGCCGCAGCATCAAGGGATACGCCCTGCCCCCCCACAACAGCCGTGGAGAGCGCAGAGCTGTGGAGAAGCTGTCTGTTGAAG CTCTGAACAGCTTGGATGGAGAGTTCAAGGGCAAGTATTACCCCCTGAAGTCCATGACTGATGCCGAGCAGGAGCAGCTGATCGCTGACCACTTCCTCTTTGACAAACCCGTCTCCCCCCTGCTGCTGGCTGCTGGTATGGCCCGTGATTGGCCCGATGCTAGAGGCATTTG GCACAATGAGAACAAGACCTTCCTGGTCTGGGTGAACGAGGAGGATCATCTGCGTGTCATTTCCATGCAGCAGGGTGGCAACATGAAGGAAGTGTTCAAGCGCTTCTGCGTTGGTCTTCAGAGG ATCGAGGAAATTTTCAAGAAGCACAACCATGGATTCATGTGGAACGAGCATCTTGGTTTCGTTCTGACCTGCCCCTCCAACCTTGGCACAGGACTGCGTGGTGGTGTCCACGTCAAGCTGCCCAAGCTGAGCACACATGCCAAATTTGAGGAGATCCTGACCAGACTGCGCCTGCAGAAGCGTGGCACag GTGGTGTGGACACCGCTTCCGTCGGTGGAGTGTTTGACATTTCCAATGCTGACCGTCTGGGCTCTTCAGAGGTTGAGCAGGTGCAGTGTGTGGTTGATGGCGTCAAGCTGATGATCGAGATGGAGAAGAAGCTGGAGAAGGGCGAGTCCATCGACAGCATGATCCCTGCCCAGAAGTAA